ATCACAGCCCATCTCGACAGCGTGGCCTGCCAGACCTGCCACATTCCGGCGATGGCGGTCAAGGATCCGACCAAGACCTACTGGGATTGGTCAACCGCCGGGCAAGACCTGCCAGAGGATCACTACACCTACCTGAAGATCAAGGGATCGTTCGTCTATCAGAAGGATTTCAAGCCCACCTACCAGTGGTTCAACGGTAACCTGGACTACCGCTACTTGCTGGGGGACAAGGTCGATCCATCCACGATGACCACCATCGACCGCCCGGCCGGCAGCATCGAGGATCCGCAGTCGCACATTTTCCCGTTCAAAGTCCACGTCGCCAACCAGCCCTATGACACAGTCTATGACTACCTGCTGCAGCCCATCACGGCTGGAGAGAACGGCTACTGGACCAACTTCGACTGGGACAATGCCTTCCGTCTGGCCGAGCAGAGGATGGGTCTCAAGTACTCCGGGAGCTACGGGTTCACCGAGACCGAGATGTACTGGCCGACAACGCACATGGTCCAGCCCAAGGAGAACTCCCTGGAGTGCACGGATTGTCACTCCGAGAACGGCCGACTGGACTGGCAGGCACTGGGCTATCCAGGTGATCCGATGGAGTGGGGCGGGAGGGACGCTCAATGATCCGCAAGCGCCTGTTCCTACTGCTCCTTCTGGTCGTGCTGGTCAGCGCGCTCGTGACTGGTGTGGGCTTGGCGCGCCGCGCCAGTTCACCGGCGGCCCAGCCCTCGCCGATTCATCCGACCTTTGCCTTGCTGGATAAGGATGGCGTCAACGTTCTTGATTCCGGTGCTCCTGTTTCGGCGCAACAGACTTGTGGCCAGTGCCACGACACGGAGTACATCGCCTCGCATGCTTTCCACGCCGACCTTGGGCTAAGTGACCTCGGCAACCCAGCCGAGGGCGCTCGGCCCTGGGATCTGAGCAACGGGCCGTTCGGCGAGTGGAGCCCACTGACCTACCGGCGCCTGTCCACCGTTGAGGAAGAGCGGCCGGACCTTGGGACAGCGGGCTGGATCATGGCCAACGCCGAGCGTTTCGTGGGCGGGGGACCGGGCGTAGTGCGCCCGGAGGGTGTCCTGCACCCGGAGGATTGGGATTGGGCGAAGTCCGGCGATCTGGAGATCGACTGCTTCCTCTGCCATCTGCCCGATCCCAACAACGAAGCCCGCATCCAGGCTATCCGGCGCGGGGACTTCCGCTGGGCATCCACCGCCACTCTGCTGGGAACCGGGATTGTCAAGGCGGGCGGGGATTCTCTTGCTTGGAACGCCGACGCCTTCACCGCCGAGGGTGAGTTGGCGACACCCACTATCCAGGACCCGACCAATGAGAACTGTGCCCAATGCCATGGCCTGGTGCACACGTCCGAGGAGCCGCTGTCGTTGGCAGGATGCTCCCTCGAAAACTGGCAGACCGCCACATCTGGGCAGGTGATCTCGGGTGACAAGATCTCCGCCTCGGGGATGAACCTGGTTGACAAAGAGGCCCTGGCGCGCAGCTGGGATGTTCACGCTGAGCGGGGTTTGGAGTGCACCGACTGTCACTACGCGCTCAACAATCCCGCCTACTACCAGTCTGACGAATCCCCGGCGCATCTGGAATTCGATCCCCGCCGTCTGGAGATCGGAGAATATCTCCAGCGGCCGGACCACAACCTCGCCCGCGGGCAGAGCGCCCAGACCAACCTGGCGCCGGAACTCAAAGGCTCCATGCGCCGCTGCGAAGGTTGCCACGAGACTGAGACCACGCATGCCTGGTTGCCATTCGCTGCTCGGCACTTGGAGGAGCTGGCTTGCGAGTCTTGCCACGCCCCGGCTCTCTACGCTCCGACGCTGAAGTCGGTCGACTGGACGGTGATCACGCAGGCAGGCGAGCCAGCGACGGCTTGCCGCGGCGTCGACGGACAGACAGATTCGATCTCCGACCTGGTGACTGGCTTCACCCCCGTCCTGCTCTCGCGCCAGAACATCGATGGGCAATCCCTCCTGGCGCCCTACAACCTGATCACTTCCTGGTACTGGGTGTATGACGACGCCGGCGGGCCGCGGCCGGTGCGTCTGCAGGACCTGCAGGCGACTTACCTCAGCGGCGGGGCCTATGCCGAGGAGATCGTGGCCGCCTTGGACTCCAATGCGGATGGTGAGCTTTCGGAGGCGGAACTGCTGCTGGATACGCCGGAGAAACAGGCTGTCGTCGCTGAGCGGCTGTCGGCGCTCGGGCTGGCGAATCCGCGCATTGAAGGCGAGATCCAGCCCTACAGCATCAACCACAACATCGTCGCCGGGGAAGGAGCCATCCGGGAGTGTTCCACCTGTCATTCGGATGATTCCCGCATCACCCAGGCGATGGTCGTGTCGGACCGGACGCCGGGCGGCGTTACGCCGACGTTCGTTTCCGATGTCAACACCCGCACCAGCGGCTCGCTCTCATCCTCGGCCGGTGTACTGGCCTACGTGCCAGCCGCGGGTGACCAGAATCTCTACATCTTTGGCCACAGCCGAGTCAGCTGGGTCGACTGGCTCGGGGCATTGTTCTTCATGGGCGTGCTGGCCGCAGTTGCCGTGCACGCGGGATTCCGCTTCTACTCCGCTGTGAGATCGCCGCGTTCCAAGCCTGAGCTCGAACGCGTCTACATGTACGGCGTGTATGAGCGCTTCTGGCACTGGCTGCAAACGTGTGCCATCCTGGTGCTCCTGTTCACCGGCTTGATCATCCACCGGCCGGATATGTTCGGCTTCTTCTCCTACCAGGGCGTGGTCACCGTGCACAATGTCGTAGCGATCCTGCTGGTCATCAATGCCGGCCTGTCATTGTTCTACCACCTGGCGTCCGGCGAGATCCGCCAGTATCTCCCGCGACCTTACGGTTTCTTTGACGACGCGATCGTGCAGGCCAAGTACTACCTCGGCGACGTGTTCAAGGGCAGCGAGCATCCCTTCGCCAAACGGCCGGATCGTAAGCTCAACCCATTACAGCAGGTGACCTACTTCGCCATCCTCAACGTGCTCTTGCCACTGCAGATCCTGACCGGCGCGATGATGATGGGTGTGCAGCAGTTCCCGCGGGCCGCTGCGTGGGCTGGCGGGCTGCCCTTCCTGGCTCCGCTCCATAGCCTGGTGGCCTGGACCTTCGCTGCCTTCATCGTGGGCCACGTCTATCTGACGACAACCGGCCCACGTCCGCTCACTTCCCTCGAGGGCATGACGCTTGGCTGGGAAGATGTCGAGAAGCCGCACACACAGACCTCAGCCGGGACCGGTTCAGTCCCCGCGAAGGAGGCACGATGACAACCGCTGATGCCGCGCACTCCCGATCCATCCTTCGGGCTCTGACTTCCCGCCCGGAGAAGCCGTACATCCATCCCTACCTGGGAGGGGTGCTGCTGGGAATCGTCATGTTCCTGGCTTTCCTGATCACACGCAACGGTCTGGGGGCTTCCGGAGGGATGAACCGGTATGTTGCCGCCGTACAGGACCTGGTTTCCCCTGGGCACATCGACCGCACGCCCTACCTGCTCAAGCTGGCCGGCGGGGAGAAGAATCCGCTGGATGATTGGAGCGTACCGCTGCTCACCGGCGCGCTGATCGGCGGATTCATCTCGGGGTTCCTCAACGGACGCCTCAAGCCCGAGATCAACAAGGGACCGCGCATCTCCAATCGCACGCGGCTGATCCTGGCATTCTCCGGCGGGGCGATCATGGCCTACGGAGCGCGCATGGCCCGCGGATGCACCTCAGGGCAGGCACTGTCGGGCGGGGCCACGCTCTCGGCCGGCTCCTGGGCCTTGATGATGTGCATCTTCGCCAGCGCCTACGCCTTGGCGTTCTTCCTGCGCAAGGCCTGGTTGTAGAGGAGGCTGGCCATGTCGATCTTTCCGCTTCCGCCCTTCCTGGCTCCGTTGAGTGAGAATCCTTGGACCTATCTGGTCTTTGGGCTGATCGGTGTTGCCTTCGGCTTTGTGCTCGAGAGCTCTGGCTTCGGGAAGTCCACGAAACTGGCGGCGCAGTTCTACTTCCGTGACATGACCGTCCTCAAGGTAATGTTCGGTGCCATCGTTACCGCCATGGTGCTGCTGTTCCTATCGTCGGCGATCGGTCTCCTGGACTTCAACCTGGTCTATGTCCCCGAGACGTTCTGGGGCCCTGGGCTGCTCGGCGGCGTGATCATGGGGGCGGGATTCATCATCGGCGGTTTCTGCCCGGGCACATCCGTGGTGTCGACGGCCACTTTCAAGATCGACGGTGCCCTCTTCCTGCTGGGTGCCTTCTTCGGCGTGTTCGCCTTCGGCGAAACGGAGAAGTACTTCGACGGGTTCTGGCACTCGGGCTACGCCGGCCGGCTGATGCTTACGGACGTCTTTGGCCTGCCGGCCGGGGTGGTGGTGCTGTTGGTCGTGCTGATGGCGATCTTCATGTTCTGGGGCGCGGAGCAGCTTGAACGGGTCTTCGGCAGGCGCGAGCTGAAGCGAGAGCCGCGGCTGCGCTACGCCGGGGCCGGGGCGCTGGTGCTCGTGGCCGTGGCCGTGCTGCTGATCGGTCAGCCCGACGCCAAGGACAAGTGGGCCCGCATCGGTGGGGCCAAGGAAGCTGCGCTGGCGGCCCGTGAAGTCCAGATCTCGCCCGGTGAACTGCTGGCAAGCCTGGGAGA
The Anaerolineales bacterium genome window above contains:
- a CDS encoding cytochrome b/b6 domain-containing protein, with the translated sequence MIRKRLFLLLLLVVLVSALVTGVGLARRASSPAAQPSPIHPTFALLDKDGVNVLDSGAPVSAQQTCGQCHDTEYIASHAFHADLGLSDLGNPAEGARPWDLSNGPFGEWSPLTYRRLSTVEEERPDLGTAGWIMANAERFVGGGPGVVRPEGVLHPEDWDWAKSGDLEIDCFLCHLPDPNNEARIQAIRRGDFRWASTATLLGTGIVKAGGDSLAWNADAFTAEGELATPTIQDPTNENCAQCHGLVHTSEEPLSLAGCSLENWQTATSGQVISGDKISASGMNLVDKEALARSWDVHAERGLECTDCHYALNNPAYYQSDESPAHLEFDPRRLEIGEYLQRPDHNLARGQSAQTNLAPELKGSMRRCEGCHETETTHAWLPFAARHLEELACESCHAPALYAPTLKSVDWTVITQAGEPATACRGVDGQTDSISDLVTGFTPVLLSRQNIDGQSLLAPYNLITSWYWVYDDAGGPRPVRLQDLQATYLSGGAYAEEIVAALDSNADGELSEAELLLDTPEKQAVVAERLSALGLANPRIEGEIQPYSINHNIVAGEGAIRECSTCHSDDSRITQAMVVSDRTPGGVTPTFVSDVNTRTSGSLSSSAGVLAYVPAAGDQNLYIFGHSRVSWVDWLGALFFMGVLAAVAVHAGFRFYSAVRSPRSKPELERVYMYGVYERFWHWLQTCAILVLLFTGLIIHRPDMFGFFSYQGVVTVHNVVAILLVINAGLSLFYHLASGEIRQYLPRPYGFFDDAIVQAKYYLGDVFKGSEHPFAKRPDRKLNPLQQVTYFAILNVLLPLQILTGAMMMGVQQFPRAAAWAGGLPFLAPLHSLVAWTFAAFIVGHVYLTTTGPRPLTSLEGMTLGWEDVEKPHTQTSAGTGSVPAKEAR
- a CDS encoding YeeE/YedE family protein; this encodes MTTADAAHSRSILRALTSRPEKPYIHPYLGGVLLGIVMFLAFLITRNGLGASGGMNRYVAAVQDLVSPGHIDRTPYLLKLAGGEKNPLDDWSVPLLTGALIGGFISGFLNGRLKPEINKGPRISNRTRLILAFSGGAIMAYGARMARGCTSGQALSGGATLSAGSWALMMCIFASAYALAFFLRKAWL
- a CDS encoding YeeE/YedE family protein — protein: MSIFPLPPFLAPLSENPWTYLVFGLIGVAFGFVLESSGFGKSTKLAAQFYFRDMTVLKVMFGAIVTAMVLLFLSSAIGLLDFNLVYVPETFWGPGLLGGVIMGAGFIIGGFCPGTSVVSTATFKIDGALFLLGAFFGVFAFGETEKYFDGFWHSGYAGRLMLTDVFGLPAGVVVLLVVLMAIFMFWGAEQLERVFGRRELKREPRLRYAGAGALVLVAVAVLLIGQPDAKDKWARIGGAKEAALAAREVQISPGELLASLGDDKLNVVLLDVRPEADYNLFHLSGARHVALEELPSLAPELLVEPAGATVTVVMSNDEAGAAEAWKALQAESVGNVYLLEGGVNNWIRTFGASETDISPRPVQLGSDQCAYTFPAALGARYEAAQPSPHEWVLEYTPKIKLERKRSPSGGGCG